The following are encoded in a window of Anaerohalosphaeraceae bacterium genomic DNA:
- a CDS encoding secondary thiamine-phosphate synthase enzyme YjbQ: MKIVQQTIGISTRRRCEMTDITEQVAEVVRESGIQSGQVTVYTPHTTAGITINENADPDVVHDILLTLEALVPAHRAGYQHSEGNSDAHVKSSLVGCSERILLEKGRLVLGTWQGIYFCEFDGPRSRKVIVQILGE; this comes from the coding sequence ATGAAAATTGTTCAGCAGACGATTGGAATTTCCACACGGCGACGCTGCGAGATGACGGACATTACGGAACAAGTGGCCGAGGTCGTTCGCGAAAGCGGCATTCAAAGCGGACAGGTGACGGTTTATACCCCGCATACGACGGCCGGCATTACGATTAACGAGAATGCTGACCCGGATGTCGTGCACGATATTCTCCTGACGCTGGAGGCCCTGGTCCCGGCGCATCGGGCCGGCTATCAGCATTCCGAAGGCAATTCCGATGCTCACGTCAAATCCTCTCTGGTCGGGTGCAGCGAGCGGATTCTTTTGGAAAAGGGCCGGCTGGTTCTCGGAACCTGGCAGGGGATTTATTTTTGTGAGTTTGACGGCCCTCGCAGCCGCAAGGTGATTGTCCAGATTCTCGGAGAGTAG